The genomic interval CCGACGATCTCGCGACCCTCAGGGCGGTGGTGGATTCGTTGCTGGAACGAGGGAGATCTGATGATCAGAAATAAGTATGATGATTTTTCACAAATTAGGGCGCAGTCCGTCCATATCCAGCCTGATTCCAATGTGTATTCCGAATTTCCGACCATCATGAGCGTATTGATTAGTGATAATATATTTCGCAGGAGCTCCTATGCAAGACCCACCCTCCGGCAAGCCGGATCGCCTCCGCCAGGCTGGCCTGCTCAACCCGCACCCCGAACGCGTCCGCGATCCCCGCTTCGCCGACAGCGAGTTCTTCGATCCCCGCGACATCCTCCAGGTGCGTTACGAGATGGTCCGCCTCGTGCGCCTCGACAAGCTCACGCTGGCCAAGGCCGCCGAGCGCTTCGGCGTCTCCCTGCCGACCTGCTTCCGCGCTGCCAAGGCCTTCGCCCGGGACGGTCTGCAGGGCCTGTTCCCGCAACGGCGCGGCCCGCGCGGCCCGCACAAGATCACCCCCGAGATCCTGCAGTTAGTCGACAACTACCGCGCCCTGCACGGTCGCACCTCCAGCGCCACGCTGGTGGCGCTGATCGAACAGCGGTTCGGCGTCGGGCTGCATCCGCGCGGCCTCGAGAAAGCCCTCGCTCGCCGCGAAAAAAACCCGCCCCGGGTCACGCCATGAGCTGGGCTCCGGATGCCAGCGCACGCTACGAGCGCTGGCGCTCCCAGTGGCTGGCCGGGACCGACAGCCAGGCGCTCGCCACGTTCCGCTGGCACGGGCTGGCGGTGACCCTGGCCCTGACCGCCCCGCCCGCCGCGCCGGCCCGGGCGGACCGCGGGCCGGGTCCGGCGGGCCGGGACGCCTGCGAGTCGGCCGCGCTCGCCGAAGCCGCCCGCCAGATCCGCGCCCTGCTGCGCTCCCCGGAGGACACTTGCCATGCTTGAAACCGCCGCCCACAAGGTCAAGCCCCGCCACCTCGCCCGCGAGGCCTGCCTGTACGTGCGGCAGTCGTCGCTGAAGCAGGTCGCCTTTCACACCGAGAGCGCGCACCGCCAGTACGATCTGCGCCGCGCCGCCATCGCGCTGGGCTGGAGCGAGGACCGCATCCGCGTGATCGACGACGACCAGGGCCTGTCGGGGGCCTACTCCGCCAATCGCAGCGGATTCCGCGACCTGACCGCCCGCATTGCCGCCGGCGAGATCGGCATCGTGCTCAGCCTCGAAGTCTCCCGGCTCGCCCGCGACAACTGCGACTGGAGCCAGCTGGTGCAGTTCGCCCGCATCGCTGACACGCTGATCCTCGACGAGTCCGGCGTGCATGATCCCAACGACAGTTCGGACAAGCTGCTCTTGGACATCAAAGGCACCATCAGCGAGTTCGAGCTGGCGGGCATCCGCGCCCGCCTGCTCGGCGGGCAGCGCAGCAAGGCGGCCCGTGGCGAGCTGCGCGTGACTCTGCCGCTGGGGCTCGTCTACGACGAGGACGGCGCGGTCGCGTTCGACCCCGACCGCCAGGTCGTCGAGGCGATCCGCCGGGTGTTCACGGCGTTCCGGGACAAGGGCTCGGCGATGCAGGTCGTGAAGTGGTTCCGCGACGAGAACATCCTCCTGCCGCACCGCGCCCGCACCGGCCCGGCCCGCGGCGTGCTGCGCTGGAGCCTGCCCGACCATGCCAAGATCCGGCGCATCCTCAGGAATCCCGCCTACGCGGGGGCCTTCACCTACGGCAAGACCCGCATCCTCCGCCAGGCCGACGGCGGCGTCCGCTACCAGACGCTGCCGCCGGAGCAGTGGGAGGTCTGCATTCCCGGCCACCATGCCGGCTTCATCGACTGGGAGGAGTACGGCCGCAACCTCGCGACGATGGCCCGCAATGCACGCTCCTTCGCCGCCGTCCCGGCCCGCCTCAGCGCGCCGCG from Candidatus Poribacteria bacterium carries:
- a CDS encoding helix-turn-helix domain-containing protein, giving the protein MQDPPSGKPDRLRQAGLLNPHPERVRDPRFADSEFFDPRDILQVRYEMVRLVRLDKLTLAKAAERFGVSLPTCFRAAKAFARDGLQGLFPQRRGPRGPHKITPEILQLVDNYRALHGRTSSATLVALIEQRFGVGLHPRGLEKALARREKNPPRVTP